One window from the genome of Salvia miltiorrhiza cultivar Shanhuang (shh) chromosome 7, IMPLAD_Smil_shh, whole genome shotgun sequence encodes:
- the LOC130992663 gene encoding uncharacterized protein LOC130992663 produces MRVLTRRLSAALRSYAAAGAHHSRRNFSTYSLRIKSQPLGGGLLESPWSATQLRGARFSGGDVKPGNVIERRGKIYEVIKAQHSTQGRGGAIIQVELRDVDSGNKVNERLRTDESVEKIYVQEKSFEYLYTDDGDTGNVVLMDPKTYDQLEVQPHLFGESRVFLQDGMEVSVQLYDDRPLSASIPNKVTCTVVEAAEAQKGSGTPPYKRALLDNGLTVQVPAHITTGDKIIINTTDNSYVSRT; encoded by the exons ATGCGAGTCCTCACTCGACGGCTGTCCGCCGCTCTTCGCTCATACGCCGCCGCCGGAGCTCACCACAGCCGCAGGAATTTCTCAACGTACAGCCTCCGAATTAAATCCCAGCCATTGGGAGGAGGCCTCCTCGAGTCGCCGTGGTCCGCCACCCAGCTCCGCGGCGCCAGATTCTCCGGCGGAGAT GTGAAACCGGGAAACGTCATTGAAAGAAGAG GAAAGATTTATGAG GTGATTAAGGCACAACATAGCACCCAAGGAAGAGGAGGAGCTATCATACAG GTGGAGCTCCGTGATGTTGATAGTGGGAATAAAGTGAATGAAAGGTTGCGAACAGATGAGAGCGTTGAAA AGATATATGTTCAGGAGAAGTCATTTGAATACCTTTACACTGACGATGGGGATACAGGAAATGTTGTTTTAATGGA CCCTAAAACCTATGACCAGCTAGAAGTACAACCACACTTATTTGGTGAATCTCGTGTGTTCCTTCAAG ATGGTATGGAAGTCTCCGTCCAACTTTATGATGATAGACCCTTGTCAGCATCAATTCCAAATAAAGTAACATGTACAGTTGTTGAAGCGGCGGAAGCACAAAAGGGAAGTGGGACCCCACC TTATAAGAGGGCTTTGTTGGACAATGGTTTAACTGTCCAG GTCCCTGCTCATATTACAACTGGAGATAAGATTATTATCAATACAACAGACAACTCTTATGTTAGCAG GACTTGA
- the LOC130992649 gene encoding 5'-adenylylsulfate reductase-like 5 gives MEFPMGKCVCIFMCILAASATSFRLVSSSSTCKRDSMEFLHDLNSQCPLSIHCSSSPIQVNEESLENAMSSIRDNEYTAVLFYASWCPFSSIFQSRFSTLSSMYPQIKHIMVDQTSVLPSVFSRNGIHSVPSLLIVNQTTRARYYGRKDLPSIVNFYKKSTGLDPVVDIVEDTECNLESDEQVFGVWKGASLKEIFSREPYLLVSIIFVLSRAFLYLFPEIAYHIMAIWLAYIPHLNMGIFGESRQLIGRALHLIDVKRIWSKLKVCKTRNFHKGARNARVWASSLASVSLGETSSSRALSSKDL, from the exons ATGGAGTTTCCGATGGGGAAATGTGTATGTATATTCATGTGTATATTGGCGGCATCAGCTACGTCGTTTCGATTGGTGTCTTCATCATCGACTTGTAAACGTGATTCCATGGAATTTCTTCACGATCTGAATTCTCAGTGCCCCCTATCGATCCATTGCTCTTCATCCCCAATTCAg GTGAATGAAGAATCCCTTGAAAATGCAATGAGCTCCATTCGAGACAATGAATATACTGCTGTTCTTTTCTATGCTTCTTGGTGTCCTTTCTCAAGCATCTTTCAGTCAAGGTTTTCTACACTCAGTTCCATGTATCCACAGATCAAACATATAATGGTCGACCAAACCTCTGTCTTGCCGAG CGTCTTCTCAAGAAATGGGATTCACAGCGTGCCATCGCTTCTGATTGTGAATCAGACTACTAGAGCGAGATATTATGGTCGTAAAGATCTCCCTTCTATTGTGAACTTCTACAAAAAATCTACAG GACTGGATCCTGTAGTGGATATAGTAGAAGACACAGAATGCAATCTGGAGAGTGACGAGCAAGTATTTGGGGTTTGGAAAGGAGCATCATTGAAAGAGATTTTCTCAAGGGAACCTTATCTACTAGTCTCTATAATATTTGTTTTGTCAAGGGCTTTTCTATATCTCTTCCCGGAGATTGCATATCATATAATGGCGATTTGGTTGGCATATATTCCTCATCTGAATATGGGGATCTTTGGAGAATCACGACAGCTTATAGGCCGGGCGCTGCATCTGATTGATGTGAAGAGAATTTGGAGCAAGTTAAAGGTGTGTAAGACTAGGAACTTCCACAAGGGAGCGAGGAATGCCCGGGTTTGGGCTTCATCCCTGGCGTCTGTCTCGTTGGGTGAGACGTCATCATCTAGAGCATTATCTTCCAAGGACTTGTAA
- the LOC130992685 gene encoding uncharacterized protein LOC130992685 has protein sequence MTAEAVNPKAYPLADAQLITTILDLVQQAANYKQLKKGANEATKTLNRGISEFVVMAADTEPLEILLHLPLLAEDKNVPYVFVPSKQALGRACGVTRPVIACSVTSNEGSQLKSQIQQLKDAIEKLLI, from the exons ATG ACTGCAGAAGCCGTGAACCCGAAAGCATATCCGTTGGCAGATGCCCAGCTGATCACTACTATACTTGATTTGGTTCAACAAGCCGCCAACTACAAACAACTCAAAAAGGGCGCTAATGAAG CTACTAAGACGTTGAACCGTGGGATTTCTGAATTTGTTGTGATGGCGGCTGATACAGAGCCTCTTGAAATCCTCCTTCACCTTCCGCTTCTTGCTGAAGATAAG AATGTGCCCTATGTTTTTGTTCCATCCAAGCAAGCTCTTGGCCGAGCATGTGGAGTGACCAGACCAGTCATTGCTTGTTCTGTTACCAGCAACGAGGGAAGCCAATTGAAATCTCAAATACAGCAGTTGAAG GATGCTATCGAGAAGCTTCTGATCTGA
- the LOC130992692 gene encoding arabinogalactan protein 14: protein MEAKSMKTVAVAFMIMALSAVEAADAPAPSPTSDATAFVPTFLASFVAMAFAFVF, encoded by the coding sequence ATGGAGGCCAAGAGCATGAAGACGGTCGCCGTTGCATTCATGATCATGGCGCTCTCCGCCGTCGAAGCCGCTGACGCTCCGGCGCCGTCCCCCACTTCCGACGCAACCGCCTTTGTTCCCACTTTCCTCGCCTCCTTTGTGGCCATGGCTTTTGCTTTTGTCTTCTGA